A genomic region of Paralichthys olivaceus isolate ysfri-2021 chromosome 18, ASM2471397v2, whole genome shotgun sequence contains the following coding sequences:
- the LOC138405416 gene encoding homeodomain-interacting protein kinase 2-like isoform X1, protein MAENLVSHSCLTANKADEQMQSGDSEVPQSNILCSGTNSYLITEVCGEGAFGKVVKAVNMATSQEVALKILKREDAAPREMWMLKAVSALDPTKSNVVDFIERFQDGGQTCLVFERLDMNLYQLLQQRRGHPLTLSEIRPIAHQLLTTFAALESIGVIHTDLKPDNVMLVNHEREPFRVKLIDFGVSFMRSENTRGMKTQPIGFRSPEVTLGLPVSEAIDMWGLGCILLFLYLANHPFSVDCEYQGMKGIVDMLGQPDDDFLKAGIYSHQFFMEDKHWCNPGWSIKTPSEFESGTGIQVKEWAGDIGSLNDLITLHPVLNGSIELQDRRAFVSLLKGLLQIDPRRRLTPQRGLSHPFLTMVHLMDNMESPYVMHCLDSMGVLDLDDYDDEEDFCSDVVAEEDPWVEEASVVPQSEDTGSAPPHSSVRVEELDPPCDETAATGSSDVVAEEDPWVEEASVVPHSEDTGSAPPHSSVRVEELDLPCDDTAAAGSDAEKSTESQQLPDAAQETQLCEDTRPARVSRLKRMRKFFGRIVKRVKRLFR, encoded by the exons ATGGCAGAAAATCTAGTTTCACACAGCTGTTTGACAGCAAATAAAGCTG ATGAACAGATGCAGTCAGGGGATTCTGAGGTGCCACAGAGCAACATACTGTGCAGTGGCACCAACAGCTACCTCATAACTGAAGTGTGCGGAGAGGGGGCCTTTGGCAAAGTTGTCAAGGCCGTAAACATGGCCACATCTCAAGAAGTGGCCCTCAAAATCCTCAAACgtgaggatgctgctccaagagAG ATGTGGATGCTTAAGGCAGTGAGCGCTCTTGACCCCACCAAAAGCAACGTGGTCGACTTCATTGAGCGGTTTCAGGACGGCGGACAGACCTGTCTGGTGTTTGAGCGGCTGGACATGAACCTGTACCAGCTGCTGCAACAACGACGTGGACATCCGTTGACTCTGAGTGAGATTCGGCCCATTGCTCACCAG ttgcTGACAACTTTTGCCGCACTGGAGAGCATTGGGGTGATCCACACAGACCTCAAACCAGACAATGTGATGCTGGTGAACCACGAGAGGGAGCCCTTCAGGGTGAAACTCATCGATTTTGGTGTGTCCTTCATGAGGTCAGAGAACACACGTGGCATGAAAACCCAGCCCATAGGCTTCAG GTCACCTGAAGTCACCCTGGGCCTCCCTGTCTCAGAGGCCATTGATATGTGGGGTCTGGGCTgcatcctccttttcctctaCCTCGCCAACCACCCGTTTTCAGTGGACTGCGAGTACCAGGGA ATGAAGGGAATTGTAGACATGCTGGGTCAGCCAGATGATGACTTCCTCAAGGCTGGAATATACAGCCACCAATTTTTCATGGAGGACAAGCACTGGTGCAACCCAGGGTGGTCGATAAAG ACCCCAAGTGAGTTTGAAAGTGGGACTGGCATCCAGGTCAAGGAGTGGGCCGGTGACATTGGAAGCCTGAATGACCTGATCACA CTTCACCCAGTGCTGAATGGATCCATTGAGCTCCAGGACAGGAGAGCGTTCGTTAGTCTGCTCAAAGGCCTCCTTCAGATTGACCCCAGGAGGAGGCTAACGCCACAGAGGGGTCTCTCACACCCCTTTCTTACCATGGTCCACCTGATGGATAACATGGAAAGCCCATA TGTAATGCATTGTCTGGACAGCATGGGGGTCTTAGACTTGGACGACTACGATGATGAGGAAGACTTTTGCTCAGATGTTGTGGCTGAGGAAGACCCCTGGGTGGAGGAGGCTTCAGTCGTCCCACAGTCAGAGGACAcaggctcagctcctcctcactccaGTGTCAGGGTTGAAGAGCTGGACCCCCCATGTGATGAGACTGCAGCTACTGGCTCATCAGATGTTGTGGCTGAGGAAGACCCCTGGGTGGAGGAGGCTTCAGTTGTACCACACTCAGAGGACAcaggctcagctcctcctcactccaGTGTCAGGGTTGAAGAGCTGGACCTCCCATGTGatgacactgcagctgctggctcAGATGCAGAGAAATCTACTGAGAGCCAACAATTACCTGATGCAGCTCAAGAGACACAGCTCTGTGAAGACACTCGTCCTGCCAGAGTCAGCAgactgaagaggatgaggaagttTTTTGGCAGAATTGTTAAGAGAGTGAAGAGATTGTTCAGATGA
- the LOC138405416 gene encoding homeodomain-interacting protein kinase 2-like isoform X2: MKLDEQMQSGDSEVPQSNILCSGTNSYLITEVCGEGAFGKVVKAVNMATSQEVALKILKREDAAPREMWMLKAVSALDPTKSNVVDFIERFQDGGQTCLVFERLDMNLYQLLQQRRGHPLTLSEIRPIAHQLLTTFAALESIGVIHTDLKPDNVMLVNHEREPFRVKLIDFGVSFMRSENTRGMKTQPIGFRSPEVTLGLPVSEAIDMWGLGCILLFLYLANHPFSVDCEYQGMKGIVDMLGQPDDDFLKAGIYSHQFFMEDKHWCNPGWSIKTPSEFESGTGIQVKEWAGDIGSLNDLITLHPVLNGSIELQDRRAFVSLLKGLLQIDPRRRLTPQRGLSHPFLTMVHLMDNMESPYVMHCLDSMGVLDLDDYDDEEDFCSDVVAEEDPWVEEASVVPQSEDTGSAPPHSSVRVEELDPPCDETAATGSSDVVAEEDPWVEEASVVPHSEDTGSAPPHSSVRVEELDLPCDDTAAAGSDAEKSTESQQLPDAAQETQLCEDTRPARVSRLKRMRKFFGRIVKRVKRLFR, encoded by the exons ATGAAGCTGG ATGAACAGATGCAGTCAGGGGATTCTGAGGTGCCACAGAGCAACATACTGTGCAGTGGCACCAACAGCTACCTCATAACTGAAGTGTGCGGAGAGGGGGCCTTTGGCAAAGTTGTCAAGGCCGTAAACATGGCCACATCTCAAGAAGTGGCCCTCAAAATCCTCAAACgtgaggatgctgctccaagagAG ATGTGGATGCTTAAGGCAGTGAGCGCTCTTGACCCCACCAAAAGCAACGTGGTCGACTTCATTGAGCGGTTTCAGGACGGCGGACAGACCTGTCTGGTGTTTGAGCGGCTGGACATGAACCTGTACCAGCTGCTGCAACAACGACGTGGACATCCGTTGACTCTGAGTGAGATTCGGCCCATTGCTCACCAG ttgcTGACAACTTTTGCCGCACTGGAGAGCATTGGGGTGATCCACACAGACCTCAAACCAGACAATGTGATGCTGGTGAACCACGAGAGGGAGCCCTTCAGGGTGAAACTCATCGATTTTGGTGTGTCCTTCATGAGGTCAGAGAACACACGTGGCATGAAAACCCAGCCCATAGGCTTCAG GTCACCTGAAGTCACCCTGGGCCTCCCTGTCTCAGAGGCCATTGATATGTGGGGTCTGGGCTgcatcctccttttcctctaCCTCGCCAACCACCCGTTTTCAGTGGACTGCGAGTACCAGGGA ATGAAGGGAATTGTAGACATGCTGGGTCAGCCAGATGATGACTTCCTCAAGGCTGGAATATACAGCCACCAATTTTTCATGGAGGACAAGCACTGGTGCAACCCAGGGTGGTCGATAAAG ACCCCAAGTGAGTTTGAAAGTGGGACTGGCATCCAGGTCAAGGAGTGGGCCGGTGACATTGGAAGCCTGAATGACCTGATCACA CTTCACCCAGTGCTGAATGGATCCATTGAGCTCCAGGACAGGAGAGCGTTCGTTAGTCTGCTCAAAGGCCTCCTTCAGATTGACCCCAGGAGGAGGCTAACGCCACAGAGGGGTCTCTCACACCCCTTTCTTACCATGGTCCACCTGATGGATAACATGGAAAGCCCATA TGTAATGCATTGTCTGGACAGCATGGGGGTCTTAGACTTGGACGACTACGATGATGAGGAAGACTTTTGCTCAGATGTTGTGGCTGAGGAAGACCCCTGGGTGGAGGAGGCTTCAGTCGTCCCACAGTCAGAGGACAcaggctcagctcctcctcactccaGTGTCAGGGTTGAAGAGCTGGACCCCCCATGTGATGAGACTGCAGCTACTGGCTCATCAGATGTTGTGGCTGAGGAAGACCCCTGGGTGGAGGAGGCTTCAGTTGTACCACACTCAGAGGACAcaggctcagctcctcctcactccaGTGTCAGGGTTGAAGAGCTGGACCTCCCATGTGatgacactgcagctgctggctcAGATGCAGAGAAATCTACTGAGAGCCAACAATTACCTGATGCAGCTCAAGAGACACAGCTCTGTGAAGACACTCGTCCTGCCAGAGTCAGCAgactgaagaggatgaggaagttTTTTGGCAGAATTGTTAAGAGAGTGAAGAGATTGTTCAGATGA
- the LOC138405415 gene encoding major histocompatibility complex class I-related gene protein-like: MMSPPLCVSSYLVVFCLCSHSPSLCGQKTSSTFSPAKRNIPPLTMHTLLFLLLLAGTHSATARTHSLKNFYTGSSQVPNFPEFVSVSLVDEVQMIHYDSNTKKVEPKQDWMLKATDSQYWERETRNIWHYQQWLKDNIENLKERFNQSEGVHIYQWMHGCEWDDETGEVKGYNQGGYDGEDFISLDLQTETWNAHRPQAGILKLQLDNDKAILAYLKNYYLQLCPSWLKKFLEHGKSSLQRTELPLMSLLQKSPSSPVSCHATGFYPDIAMLFWRKDGEELHEDVYVGEVLPNHDGTFQMSTDLQVSSILPEDWRRYDCVFQISGVKEDIVKRLDKDSVESNRGET, encoded by the exons ATGatgtcacctcctctctgtgtgtcctcttaTCTcgttgttttttgtctctgcagccacagTCCGTCTCTCTGTGGACAAAAGACCTCATCTACCTTCAGTCCAGCCAAGAGAAATATACCACCGCTCACAATGCACACTTTACTTTTCCTGCTTCTACTGGCAGGAACACACAGCGCGACGGCAA GGACTCACTCTCTGAAGAATTTCTACACTGGGTCCTCTCAAGTCCCAAACTTTCCAGAGTTTGTGTCTGTTAGTTTGGTTGATGAAGTTCAGATGATTCACtatgacagcaacacaaagaaagtAGAACCCAAACAGGACTGGATGTTGAAGGCAACAGATTCACAGTACTGGGAGAGGGAGACTCGGAACATTTGGCATTACCAGCAGTGGCTCAAAGACAACATTGAAAACTTAAAGGAACGCTTCAACCAGAGTGAAG gtgtccACATTTACCAGTGGATGCACGGCTGTGAATGGGACGATGAGACTGGAGAAGTTAAAGGTTATAATCAGGGTGGTTATGATGGAGAAGACTTCATATCATTGGACCTGCAGACAGAGACGTGGAACGCTCATAGACCACAGGCGGGTATCCTCAAACTGCAGTTGGATAATGATAAAGCTATACTTGCATATCTTAAGAACTACTACCTCCAGTTGTGTCCTTCCTGGCTGAAGAAGTTCCTGGAGCATGGGAAGAGCTCTCTGCAGAGAACAG AGCTTCCCTTGATGTCTCTCCTCCAgaagtctccctcctctccagtcaGCTGCCACGCTACAGGTTTCTACCCCGACATAGCCATGTTGTTCTGGAGGAAAGACGGAGAGGAGCTTCATGAGGACGTGTACGTCGGAGAGGTCCTCCCCAACCATGACGGGACCTTCCAGATGAGCACTGACCTGCAGGTTTCATCAATCCTACCTGAAGACTGGAGGAGGTACGACTGTGTGTTCCAGATCTCTGGTGTGAAGGAGGACATCGTCAAAAGATTGGACAAAGACTCAGTGGAGTCCAACAGAGGTGAGACTTGA
- the LOC138405417 gene encoding homeodomain-interacting protein kinase 2-like, with product MAENLVSHSCLTANKADEQMQSGDSEAPQSNILCSGTNSYLITEVCGEGAFGKVVKAVNMATSQEVAIKILKREDAARREMWMLKAVSALDPTKSNVVDFIERFQDGGQTCLVFERLDMNLYQLLQQRRGHPLTLSEIRPIAHQLLTTFAALESIGVIHTDLKPDNVMLVNHEREPFRVKLIDFGVSFMRSENTRGMKTQPIGFRSPEVTLGLPVSEAIDMWGLGCILLFLYLANHPFSVDCEYQGMKGIVDMLGQPDDDFLKAGIYSHQFFMEDKHWCNPGWSIKTPSEFESGTGIQVKEWAGDIGSLNDLITLHPVLNGSIELQDRRAFVSLLKGLLQIDPRRRLTPQRGLSHPFLTMVHLMDNMESPYVMHCLDSMGVLDLDDYDDEEDFCSDVVAEEDPWVEEASVVPQSEDTGSAPPHSSIRVEELDPPCDEDAAAGSSDVVAEEDPWVEEASVVQQSEDTGSAPPHSSVRVEELDLPCDETAAESQQLPDAAQETQLCEYTRPARVSRLKRMRKFFGRIVKKVKRLFR from the exons ATGGCAGAAAATCTAGTTTCACACAGCTGTTTGACAGCAAATAAAGCTG ATGAACAGATGCAGTCAGGGGATTCTGAGGCGCCACAGAGCAACATACTGTGCAGTGGCACCAACAGCTACCTCATAACTGAAGTGTGCGGAGAGGGGGCCTTTGGCAAAGTTGTCAAGGCCGTAAACATGGCCACATCCCAAGAAGTGGCCATCAAAATCCTCAAACGTGAGGATGCTGCTCGAAGAGAG ATGTGGATGCTTAAGGCAGTGAGCGCTCTTGACCCCACCAAAAGCAACGTGGTCGACTTCATTGAGCGGTTTCAGGACGGCGGACAGACCTGTCTGGTGTTTGAGCGGCTGGACATGAACCTGTACCAGCTGCTGCAACAACGACGTGGACATCCGCTGACTCTGAGTGAGATTCGGCCCATTGCTCACCAG ttgcTGACAACTTTTGCCGCACTGGAGAGCATTGGGGTGATCCACACAGACCTCAAACCAGACAATGTGATGCTGGTGAACCACGAGAGGGAGCCCTTCAGGGTGAAACTCATCGATTTTGGTGTGTCCTTCATGAGGTCAGAGAACACACGTGGCATGAAAACCCAGCCCATAGGCTTCAG GTCACCTGAAGTCACCCTGGGCCTCCCTGTATCAGAGGCCATTGATATGTGGGGTCTGGGCTgcatcctccttttcctctaCCTCGCCAACCACCCGTTTTCAGTGGACTGCGAGTACCAGGGA ATGAAGGGAATTGTAGACATGCTGGGTCAGCCAGATGATGACTTCCTCAAGGCTGGAATATACAGCCACCAATTTTTCATGGAGGACAAGCACTGGTGCAACCCAGGGTGGTCGATAAAG ACCCCAAGTGAGTTTGAAAGTGGGACTGGCATCCAGGTCAAGGAGTGGGCCGGTGACATTGGAAGCCTGAATGACCTGATCACA CTTCACCCAGTGCTGAATGGATCCATTGAGCTCCAGGACAGGAGAGCATTCGTCAGTCTGCTCAAAGGCCTCCTTCAGATTGACCCCAGGAGGAGGCTAACGCCACAGAGGGGTCTCTCACACCCCTTTCTTACCATGGTCCACCTGATGGATAACATGGAAAGCCCATA tgtaatGCATTGTCTGGACAGCATGGGGGTCTTAGACTTGGACGACTACGATGATGAGGAAGACTTTTGCTCAGATGTTGTGGCTGAGGAAGACCCCTGGGTGGAGGAGGCTTCAGTCGTCCCACAGTCAGAGGACAcaggctcagctcctcctcactccaGTATCAGGGTTGAAGAGCTGGACCCCCCATGTGATGAAGATGCAGCTGCTGGCTCATCAGATGTTGTGGCTGAGGAAGACCCCTGGGTGGAGGAGGCTTCAGTTGTACAACAGTCAGAGGACAcaggctcagctcctcctcactccaGTGTCAGGGTTGAAGAGCTGGACCTCCCATGTGATGAGACTGCAGCTGAGAGCCAACAATTACCTGATGCAGCTCAAGAGACACAGCTCTGTGAATACACTCGTCCTGCCAGAGTCAGCAgactgaagaggatgaggaagttTTTTGGAAGAATTGTTAAGAAAGTGAAGAGATTGTTCAGATGA